The Terriglobia bacterium sequence TTCATCTCGGTCTCGGATAACCGGGTCGTCTGCTTCTTGACAGGGTCATGAGCGGCGTCAAAGGCCTCCAAACGGCTTATCTTGGCGTTGCAGCTGTCGGCTGCAGCTTTGGAGATCCCGGGATCAGCGGATCGCATTGCCGGCAGGTTGCGCACGAGCAGGATCATCGTTGGCAAAATCAGGCACAACATCCCGGCCCAGCCGTAAGCGGAGCATCGGCCTCGCGGTCTCTCCTGCCTCACGGAGTACCCGATCATCGAATGACCTTAAAAGACCTGCTCCATCGAGTCTTAGTGAAGAAGTTCAGGAAAACGTCCGTAAACTGGCTTACATGATCTCTGAGGCTGGTTTGGAGGTACTCATCCCGCGGGGTTTCATAGGACCAGTAGATGACCAAGGCTTTGCCGATAAAGTGATCCCGCGGCACGAATCCCCAGATCCTGCTGTCCTGGCTGTTGTCCCTGTTGTCGCCCATAGCAAAGTACTGGTCCAGCGGGACTTCAATGGGACCATATTGTCCGTAAACGCTCGCCGGATCAATGTACTGGGTGTATTTTTCCTCGAGCGGCTTGCCGTTGATGTACACGGTGCGCCCGATCATTTCCACACGATCGCCCGGCAACCCGATCAGCCGTTTCACGTATGCCGTATCGGGGCTCTTGGGATACTTGAAAACGATCACATCACCGCGCTTGAGATCCTTGTAGGGCAGCAGCTTCCAGAGCCATCCGTCATGCAGCCCGTAAACAAACTTGTTGACCAGCAGGTGGTCGCCGATCAGAAGATTGGATTCCATCGAGCCCGTCGGGATCTTGAATGCCTGCACCACAAAAGTGGTTGCAAAGAGTGCAATGATCGCCGTGATGACGATGGACTCGAAATACTCCCTCAGCGTCGATTTGGTGAATTGAGCTTGTGAACCTCGCGGCGCTTCAGACGCCGGTACTTCCTGTGACCCCTGTGACTCTTCCACTCCGATTGCAGCCTCCAGCTAGATATAAAGGAACACGTAGTTTAGCACACCAACGCTCTTGCGACAAGGCGGCCGTCTGTGCGCTTGTGCGTCTGCGATCTCAGCGCATTCTCGTTGAGATTTTTTGAATGCGGCTGTGCCGCGCCGTGCAATTTATGGCGGAGGATCACCTTTCTCATTCGTACTTTAATTTTGCTCTGACATTGTAAAAGAAGAAAGCATAGCTGTCAGCCGTCCGCTCTATGCTCTTGGTGACGTTGCTTGCACCATGGCCGGAACGAGTTTCGATCCGGATCAGGACCGGGTTTTCCCCTTTTTGCTTCTCCTGGAGGGTGGCAATGAACTTAAACGAATGGGCCGGAACCACCCGATCATCGTGGTCGGCGGTGGTCACGAGCGTGGCCGGATATGCGACTCCGTCCTTGATGTTGTGAAGCGGTGAATACGCGAGGAGGGACCTGAAGTCACGCTCATTGTCACTCGAGCCGTACTCGACGACCCACCCCCAGCCGACAGTGAATTTGTGGAAGCGCAGCATGTCCA is a genomic window containing:
- the lepB gene encoding signal peptidase I, whose product is MEESQGSQEVPASEAPRGSQAQFTKSTLREYFESIVITAIIALFATTFVVQAFKIPTGSMESNLLIGDHLLVNKFVYGLHDGWLWKLLPYKDLKRGDVIVFKYPKSPDTAYVKRLIGLPGDRVEMIGRTVYINGKPLEEKYTQYIDPASVYGQYGPIEVPLDQYFAMGDNRDNSQDSRIWGFVPRDHFIGKALVIYWSYETPRDEYLQTSLRDHVSQFTDVFLNFFTKTRWSRSFKVIR